A region from the Vibrio navarrensis genome encodes:
- the cpdB gene encoding 2',3'-cyclic-nucleotide 2'-phosphodiesterase encodes MKVAVTPLSLAVLTSMLAIAGPAMAETIQLRIIETTDIHTNVMDYDYYKDKPSQQIGLTRAATLVKQAQAEVTNSVLVDNGDLIQGSPMGDYMAAKGIKAGEVHPVYKAMNQLHYDVGNIGNHEFNYGLEFLAETINDANFPYINANVFEQKSGKHYFKPYLIKEHSFKDVNGAEHTIKVGYIGFVPPQIMVWDKKNLEGKVFAKDIRETAEALVPQMKKEGADVIVAIPHSGVSSDPYKIGAENSVYYLSQVEGIDAIAFGHSHAVFPGKGFDHIQGVDNQKGTINGVAAVMPGRWGSHVGIIDLELQQKEGKWSVVKGQTQARPIFDKASQKPLVDADSAIVDALAADHKGTRDFVNQPIGKANDVMYSFLALVQDDPTVQIVNLAQKDYVERFIQGDPDLAGLPVLSAAAPFKAGGRKNDPANFTEVESGQLTFRNAADLYLYPNTLVAMKVSGQQVKEWLECSAGQFKQIDVNSSAPQSLIDWDGFRTYNFDVIDGVNYQIDITQPAKYDGDCKLIHPEAQRILDLTYQGKPIDVKQTFIIATNNYRAYSNKFPGTGAEFVAFDAPDENRSVLASYISRVSQEKGQVTPSADNNWTFAPIQSEKALDIRFETSPSDKAAQFIKAKGIYPMEQVATDEVGFAVYRLNLQK; translated from the coding sequence ATGAAAGTGGCAGTGACCCCTCTCTCTCTAGCCGTTTTAACCAGCATGCTCGCTATCGCGGGCCCGGCCATGGCCGAAACCATTCAATTGCGAATCATCGAAACCACCGATATTCACACCAATGTGATGGACTACGACTACTACAAAGATAAACCTTCACAGCAAATTGGCCTAACCCGTGCCGCGACTTTGGTGAAGCAAGCACAAGCCGAAGTCACCAACAGCGTGTTGGTGGATAACGGTGATTTGATCCAAGGCAGCCCGATGGGTGACTACATGGCAGCTAAGGGCATCAAAGCGGGTGAAGTTCATCCAGTGTATAAGGCGATGAACCAATTGCACTACGATGTCGGCAATATCGGTAACCATGAGTTTAACTACGGTTTGGAATTTCTCGCCGAAACCATTAACGACGCCAACTTCCCCTACATCAACGCCAACGTGTTTGAGCAAAAGAGCGGCAAGCACTACTTCAAGCCTTACCTCATTAAAGAGCACAGCTTTAAAGATGTGAATGGCGCAGAACATACGATCAAAGTGGGTTACATCGGCTTTGTGCCACCGCAGATCATGGTGTGGGACAAGAAGAACCTCGAAGGCAAAGTGTTTGCCAAAGACATTCGTGAGACCGCAGAAGCCCTAGTTCCACAGATGAAAAAAGAGGGCGCGGATGTGATTGTCGCTATCCCTCATTCCGGCGTCTCTTCCGACCCCTACAAAATCGGCGCAGAAAACTCAGTCTACTACCTTTCACAAGTCGAAGGCATTGATGCGATTGCCTTTGGCCACTCGCACGCGGTTTTCCCGGGCAAGGGGTTTGACCATATTCAAGGCGTCGACAACCAAAAGGGCACCATCAATGGCGTGGCCGCTGTGATGCCGGGTCGCTGGGGCAGCCATGTCGGCATCATCGATTTAGAGCTGCAACAAAAAGAGGGTAAATGGTCGGTGGTCAAAGGGCAAACGCAAGCACGGCCAATTTTTGACAAAGCGAGCCAAAAGCCCTTAGTTGACGCCGACAGCGCGATTGTCGATGCGCTTGCCGCCGATCACAAAGGCACACGTGATTTTGTCAACCAACCTATTGGTAAAGCCAATGACGTGATGTACAGCTTCCTTGCCCTCGTGCAGGATGATCCCACGGTACAAATCGTTAACTTGGCACAAAAAGATTACGTTGAGCGCTTTATCCAAGGCGATCCAGATCTCGCTGGGCTACCCGTTCTTTCTGCCGCTGCGCCATTTAAAGCGGGCGGGCGTAAGAATGATCCCGCCAACTTTACCGAAGTGGAGTCCGGTCAACTGACCTTCCGTAACGCCGCCGATCTGTATCTCTACCCGAACACGCTGGTCGCGATGAAAGTCAGCGGGCAGCAAGTCAAAGAGTGGTTGGAGTGTAGCGCTGGCCAGTTCAAGCAGATCGATGTCAACAGCAGCGCGCCGCAATCTTTGATCGACTGGGATGGGTTTCGCACTTATAACTTCGATGTGATTGATGGCGTGAACTACCAAATCGATATCACGCAGCCCGCTAAATATGACGGCGACTGTAAACTGATTCATCCAGAAGCGCAGCGCATTCTTGATCTGACCTATCAAGGTAAGCCGATTGACGTGAAACAGACGTTTATCATCGCGACCAACAACTACCGCGCGTACAGCAACAAGTTCCCAGGTACTGGAGCGGAATTTGTGGCGTTTGATGCACCGGATGAAAACCGCAGTGTACTGGCCAGCTACATCTCACGTGTGAGCCAAGAGAAAGGACAAGTGACCCCAAGCGCCGATAACAACTGGACCTTTGCTCCTATTCAGTCGGAAAAAGCGCTGGATATCCGCTTTGAAACTTCACCGAGCGACAAAGCGGCGCAGTTCATTAAAGCGAAAGGCATTTATCCGATGGAGCAAGTGGCGA